One region of Eupeodes corollae chromosome 1, idEupCoro1.1, whole genome shotgun sequence genomic DNA includes:
- the LOC129954096 gene encoding uncharacterized protein LOC129954096, whose translation MALAKEESLAKLIFNFSANTQKAGKAKQTKGYLVGRRKLLEEYWTKFNEAHDIISSMDSTEINEKDLQRLLSDERFAEIESAYCEALGDLNEIIDELSTTTHEPMSHSTPTRLVVNGGISTVKSTLPPLQLPTFDGSFEEWLNFKDMFTSCVINDKMLSDIQRLHYLNCSLRGSATSVLKNIRVSEDNFQTAWDILKGRYDNKRKLIKQYLYDIVNLPTMVNESHVVLRQILDEITEAVRSLQHLGRPTNQLDDWLILHVTQKLDPVTIKYWETSLDSPNSIPTYLQLEKFLENKLQGLDAMAACSRPKQNEPNQQKAIKAQPVRSHQANVNRCPKCSGKHVLMFCSDFRKETPAQRMTFVTKAKLCKNCLKADHAQQQCRSDYTCLVCHQKHHTMLHNSIQSQEPHVNINTNHLRTNSTCNPAHPANSRCENSDGESLVQLEPVLLATAQVGVQSATGHKLKLRALLDIGSQATFISEYAVQQLHLQRTWLFMPVTGVGGTSVGKSTGLVDISVSSLRDPDFNINCRALILPHLGPLMPTLRLDTKQFGEFMDLELADPDFCEPGSIDVILGADVYGSLLYGEILQSSAGAPVAQHTHLGWIIFGRLPESTTRTLSTNFCAFSQSELADLVQSMWKFNENEDVESSSKMTQDEL comes from the coding sequence ATGGCGCTGGCCAAAGAAGAATCTCttgcaaaactaatttttaacttctcagCTAACACACAGAAGGCAGGGAAGGCGAAACAGACTAAAGGATACCTCGTGGGCAGAAGGAAATTGCTAGAAGAGTACTGGACGAAATTCAATGAGGCTCACGACATCATCTCATCAATGGATTCAACAGAAATCAACGAGAAAGATCTGCAAAGGCTTCTCTCGGATGAGCGTTTTGCCGAAATTGAATCTGCGTACTGCGAGGCCCTTGGAGATCTCAATGAGATAATAGACGAGCTGTCTACAACTACACATGAGCCGATGTCTCATTCAACTCCGACTCGTCTTGTCGTGAACGGAGGCATCAGCACAGTTAAGTCGACGCTACCACCACTGCAACTACCCACTTTCGATGGATCGTTTGAAGAGTGGCTGAACTTTAAGGATATGTTCACCAGCTGTGTCATCAATGACAAAATGCTGTCTGATATACAACGCTTACACTACCTTAACTGTAGTCTCCGTGGTAGTGCTACAAGTGTCCTCAAAAACATTCGGGTTAGCGAGGATAACTTTCAGACTGCATGGGACATCTTAAAAGGCCGCTATGACAACAAGCGAAAATTGATTAAGCAGTACCTTTACGACATTGTTAATTTGCCAACCATGGTGAACGAATCACATGTCGTCTTACGTCAAATACTTGATGAAATTACTGAAGCTGTTCGTTCTCTACAGCATCTAGGACGGCCAACAAACCAGTTGGACGACTGGCTGATTCTACATGTGACTCAAAAACTCGACCCTGTCACAATCAAATATTGGGAAACGTCACTTGACAGTCCGAACTCCATCCCCACCTACCTGCAGCTagaaaagtttttggaaaacaaactaCAAGGCCTGGATGCTATGGCGGCATGCTCTAGACCAAAACAAAATGAGCCCAACCAACAAAAGGCAATTAAGGCACAGCCAGTTCGAAGTCATCAAGCAAATGTCAATCGGTGCCCTAAGTGTTCTGGTAAGCATGTTCTAATGTTTTGTTCTGATTTCAGAAAAGAAACACCAGCACAGAGAATGACATTCGTGACGAAAgcaaaattgtgcaaaaattgCCTTAAGGCTGATCATGCACAACAACAATGTCGGTCAGACTACACCTGTTTAGTATGTCACCAAAAACATCACACGATGCTGCACAATAGCATTCAGTCTCAAGAACCCCACGTCAACATCAACACAAATCATTTGCGAACGAACTCCACTTGTAATCCAGCTCACCCTGCAAATTCAAGGTGTGAAAATTCCGATGGCGAATCATTGGTACAACTAGAACCGGTTCTGCTGGCTACAGCTCAAGTTGGAGTGCAATCTGCCACTGGGCACAAACTTAAACTCCGAGCGCTTTTGGACATCGGATCGCAGGCTACGTTTATTAGTGAGTATGCGGTGCAACAACTTCACCTTCAACGAACCTGGCTATTTATGCCGGTGACTGGGGTAGGAGGCACAAGTGTTGGAAAGTCAACAGGTCTGGTTGATATCTCTGTGAGCTCTCTCAGAGACCCAGACTTTAATATTAACTGCAGAGCATTAATTTTGCCACATTTGGGTCCTCTTATGCCCACTCTTCGTCTTGATACTAAACAGTTTGGTGAATTTATGGATTTGGAGCTGGCCGATCCAGACTTTTGCGAACCGGGATCTATAGACGTAATTCTGGGAGCCGATGTTTATGGCTCTCTCCTATATGGTGAAATTTTGCAATCGTCTGCTGGTGCACCTGTTGCACAACACACCCATCTAGGATGGATAATCTTCGGGCGCTTACCCGAGTCTACAACTAGAACGCTCTCAACAAACTTTTGTGCATTTTCACAGTCTGAGCTAGCAGATTTGGTTCAGTCTATGTGGAAATTTAATGAGAACGAAGACGTGGAATCTTCTTCTAAGATGACACAAGATGAACTCTAG
- the LOC129954087 gene encoding uncharacterized protein LOC129954087, whose protein sequence is MYDEFMSEYLELGHMELVHEVSSQPTCYIPHHGVYKESTAKLRIVFNASRKYKSGTTLNDCHHVGPKLQSELSAIILKWRTHRIGFMADIEKCYRQILVQRDDADMQRIIWKDEEGRPAVYRLLTVTYGLNFSPYVTIKVLHTLANDEEANFPQAAKVLRESFYMDDCLHGADSVEAAQQLQLELQNLLQRGGFLLRKWNSNSTEFLQGISVYDKLTEQCCDLNLDRETKALGIYWFCQTDCIGYKVNVTKLSTPITKRQQLSDVAKIYDPTCLLAPVKITVPCLELNGALLASKVASKVLDTLQLPSITIYCWSDSKTTLSWIRSNPGKHKQYVANRITKIQELTTIDCWRYVPTKSNPADIASRGVYPSQLHSLDLWWSGPTWLQKDEGEWPEQKFVVSDVQEVTTLFATHRPSKLTEDKMALGLLYKYSDINTLIGVTCWCYCYIAIKLKQPHATSSWCTASERQAALQFWIRYVQRIHFTNEISCLLQGKPVSSKSKLMKLNPMIDDTGIVRLNGRLKNALLTVSERFPIILPKESKLTSLLIDQAHNATMHGGKQTTINFLRRRYWIIDCRSSVQKFIRRCLICCRHKPQPTTQFLGILPTPRCTAAAPFKHSGLDYAGPYAIRTTKGRGHRSYKGWVALFVCLSIRAIHLELVSDMTTETLLAALRRFFSQRGYSSSIYSDCATTFVSANAVLKQDFTAYQKQLEAGARSVSCHGVSWHFIPPGSPNFGGIWEAGVKSMKHHLKRTIGEATLTFEEFYTVIKQIEAVLNSRPISALSVDTGDFAALTPGHFLVGGPITATPEPDLIDIKTGRLSRWKQLQQMQQDFWKRWSCEYLHDLQVRSKWQKSKANIKVGDLVLVKDERAPPTQWLLGRVLEVHTGEDDLVRVATIRTQSSIIKRAISKLVVLPVDNDSADEHGGRPDVSSQ, encoded by the exons ATGTATGATGAATTCATGTCCGAATATCTAGAACTCGGGCATATGGAACTTGTTCATGAAGTCTCATCTCAACCGACTTGCTACATTCCCCACCATGGCGTATACAAGGAGTCGACAGCGAAATTGAGAATTGTCTTCAACGCATCCAGGAAGTATAAATCAGGTACAACACTAAATGATTGTCATCATGTAGGTCCCAAACTGCAGAGTGAATTGTCGGCGATTATCCTGAAATGGCGTACTCATCGAATTGGATTTATGGCAGATATTGAGAAATGCTATAGACAAATACTGGTGCAAAGAGACGATGCGGATATGCAGAGAATCATATGGAAAGATGAAGAAGGACGACCAGCTGTCTACAGATTGCTTACTGTCACTTATGGTTTAAACTTCTCTCCGTATGTCACCATCAAAGTTCTCCATACTCTGGCCAACGATGAAGAGGCTAATTTTCCTCAAGCTGCTAAGGTACTTCGTGAGTCATTTTATATGGATGACTGTCTCCACGGTGCCGACTCTGTTGAGGCAGCTCAACAATTACAGCTGGAACTGCAGAACTTACTACAACGGGGAGGTTTCCTGCTCCGAAAATGGAACTCAAATTCTACCGAGTTTTTACAAGGAATAAGCGTATACGATAAGTTGACTGAACAGTGTTGCGATCTTAATTTGGATCGTGAAACCAAGGCGCTTGGGATCTATTGGTTTTGTCAAACTGATTGCATTGGTTACAAAGTGAACGTCACGAAACTCTCAACACCAATCACCAAACGCCAACAGCTCTCCGATGTGGCCAAAATCTATGATCCAACTTGTCTACTGGCTCCAGTC aaaattaCCGTTCCGTGCTTGGAACTCAATGGTGCACTTCTTGCTTCAAAAGTTGCGTCCAAAGTTCTCGACACCTTACAGTTGCCATCCATCACCATCTATTGCTGGTCAGACTCGAAGACAACTCTGAGCTGGATTCGATCAAACCCAGGAAAACATAAACAGTATGTGGCGAACCGAATCACCAAAATCCAAGAGCTGACAACTATCGACTGCTGGAGGTATGTGCCAACTAAAAGTAATCCAGCTGACATAGCTTCTCGAGGCGTCTACCCTTCTCAGCTACATAGTCTTGACTTATGGTGGTCTGGTCCAACATGGCTACAAAAAGATGAAGGAGAATGgcctgaacaaaaatttgtcgtCAGTGATGTACAGGAGGTGACAACACTTTTTGCTACTCATAGGCCGTCGAAGTTAACAGAGGATAAGATGGCACTGGGTCTTCTCTACAAATATTCTGACATCAACACATTAATTGGTGTAACATGCTGGTGCTATTGTTATATTGCCATCAAACTAAAACAACCACATGCTACCTCATCCTGGTGCACAGCTTCTGAGCGACAAGCTGCCTTACAGTTTTGGATAAGGTATGTTCAAAGAATACATTTTACTAATGAAATTTCTTGTCTCTTACAGGGTAAACCTGTCAGCTCAAAGAGCAAGCTAATGAAACTCAATCCAATGATTGACGATACTGGCATCGTACGATTGAATGGCAGATTAAAAAATGCCCTATTGACTGTGTCTGAACGGTTTCCTATCATTTTGCCTAAGGAAAGTAAACTTACGTCTTTGCTTATTGATCAAGCACATAACGCCACTATGCATGGTGGCAAGCAAACGACAATTAACTTTCTTCGAAGGCGCTATTGGATTATCGACTGTCGTTCCTCAGTACAGAAGTTCATTCGTCGATGCTTGATATGCTGTCGTCATAAGCCACAACCTACAACACAATTTTTGGGAATTCTTCCCACACCTCGGTGCACAGCCGCTGCTCCGTTTAAGCATTCCGGACTAGACTATGCCGGACCTTATGCGATTCGTACAACAAAAGGCCGAGGTCATCGAAGTTACAAGGGATGGGTCGCTCTTTTTGTCTGTCTGAGCATTAGAGCTATTCATCTAGAACTCGTTAGTGACATGACAACTGAGACATTACTTGCAGCCTTACGACGATTCTTTTCTCAACGAGGGTACAGCTCTAGCATCTATAGCGACTGTGCAACGACGTTTGTAAGTGCAAATGCAGTTCTGAAACAAGACTTTACGGCTTATCAAAAACAGTTGGAAGCAGGTGCACGATCCGTGTCTTGCCATGGTGTATCTTGGCACTTTATTCCACCAGGCTCCCCAAACTTTGGAGGCATATGGGAGGCTGGAGTCAAGAGCATGAAACACCATCTAAAGCGGACAATCGGGGAAGCAACGTTAACCTTCGAGGAGTTTTACACAGTCATCAAGCAAATTGAAGCTGTGCTGAACTCAAGGCCGATTTCAGCCCTTTCAGTTGATACTGGAGATTTTGCTGCCTTGACCCCTGGGCACTTTTTGGTGGGCGGTCCCATCACTGCCACTCCGGAACCGGACTTAATTGACATCAAGACAGGTAGACTCTCACGTTGGAAACAACTCCAACAAATGCAGCAGGATTTCTGGAAAAGGTGGAGCTGTGAATATTTGCATGATCTACAAGTAAGAAGCAAGTGGCAAAAATCGAAGGCCAACATTAAAGTGGGTGATCTGGTCCTAGTGAAAGATGAACGGGCACCGCCGACCCAATGGCTACTGGGCCGTGTTTTGGAAGTTCATACTGGAGAGGATGATCTAGTGCGGGTTGCAACCATCCGTACACAGTCATCAATAATAAAACGAGCTATTTCAAAGCTGGTCGTACTTCCTGTCGACAACGACTCTGCGGATGAACACGGTGGGCGGCCAGATGTTTCGTCGCAATAA